A window from Citrus sinensis cultivar Valencia sweet orange chromosome 3, DVS_A1.0, whole genome shotgun sequence encodes these proteins:
- the LOC127900826 gene encoding uncharacterized protein LOC127900826 → MVQQRGIEANPDKIRAVLDMKSPSTIKEVQSLAGRVAALSRFISKATDRCKPFFKALKTGKNLQWTPDCEEAFQELKGYLVNAPLLAKPEPGEVLMLYLAVSEHATSSVLLREDDNGVQRPIYYTSKAMVDAEKRYPTSEKIVLALVVSARKLRPYFQVHTIAVVTNLPLRQILQKLDMSGRLLRWSLELSEFDIIFKPRSAIKAQAIADFIAEFANDSSGEDDLRYLSDTPSTNKGGQVWEIYVDGSFNSHGSGVGVIIIDPNKVKICYALQFGFKASNNEAECEAIIAGLRMSKALGAKRVHVKSDSQLVVSQITAQYQAKEENMKGYLGKIKELMSQFCEVKVERVPQLENNEADTLAKMASLGVAQSVGPLTTEHIPALSIDLLEPLEVKLLSNEILWMEPIIRYLKDGNLPSDKSEARRLKYKAARYCLIQGTLYRRGFTLPYLRCLGSDEAEYVMREIHEGICGNHYGAQSLSQKALRQGYYWPTMREDAKNMGVDLIGPLPTEKGQAKYAIVAVDYFTKWAEAEPLTSITERKTTEFIWKNLICRFGIPYAIVSDNGKQFDNERFRSFCSELGIANRFATPAHPQSNGQVEAVNKIIKGILKKKLEERKRAWVDELPGVLWAYRTTQNTSARETPFALAFGVDAVIPAEIRVPSHRVEYFDEAENTSLVASNLDLVAEKRARAELRTTIYQHHISGLYEKKVRPRSFKKRDLVLRRVTQNTRVPCEGTFGANWEGPYRIDKPVGTSAYRLLHMDGTIVRHPWNTAMLRKYY, encoded by the exons ATGGTACAACAACGGGGGATTGAAGCCAACCCCGATAAAATTCGCGCAGTTCTTGACATGAAATCACCAAGCACCATTAAGGAGGTTCAAAGCTTGGCAGGCCGGGTAGCTGCTCTGAGCCGCTTTATCTCCAAGGCTACCGACCGGTGTAAGCctttttttaaagctttgaAGACCGGCAAAAATCTCCAATGGACACCTGATTGCGAAGAGGCTTTCCAAGAACTGAAGGGGTACCTCGTGAATGCTCCACTACTTGCCAAACCTGAGCCGGGAGAGGTGCTTATGTTGTATCTCGCCGTATCCGAGCATGCCACCAGCTCTGTGTTACTCCGAGAGGATGATAATGGGGTACAACGACCTATTTACTACACTAGTAAGGCTATGGTTGATGCCGAAAAGAGGTACCCCACCTCTGAAAAGATCGTCTTGGCATTGGTTGTCTCTGCACGGAAGCTCAGACCATATTTTCAGGTTCACACCATTGCAGTCGTCACCAACCTTCCCCTCCGGCAAATCCTCCAGAAGTTAGACATGTCTGGAAGGCTTCTTCGATGGTCCCTCGAATTAAGCGAGTTCGACATCATCTTCAAGCCTCGTTCGGCGATTAAAGCCCAAGCCATCGCTGATTTCATTGCGGAATTTGCTAATGACTCAAGTGGTGAAGATGATCTGAGGTACCTGTCAGATACTCCATCCACCAATAAAGGGGGGCAAGTCTGGGAAATATATGTAGACGGTTCTTTTAACTCACACGGAAGTGGTGTGGGAGTTATTATAATCGACCCGAACAAGGTAAAAATATGCTACGCCTTGCAATTTGGattcaaggcttcaaacaaCGAAGCCGAGTGCGAGGCCATCATAGCGGGGTTGAGGATGTCGAAGGCTTTGGGAGCAAAAAGGGTACACGTCAAGAGCGACTCCCAGTTGGTGGTAAGCCAGATTACCGCGCAATATCAAGCGAAAGAGGAAAACATGAAAGGGTACCTCGGAAAAATCAAAGAGTTGATGTCCCAATTTTGCGAGGTCAAGGTGGAAAGGGTACCCCAACTGGAGAACAACGAAGCCGACACCCTGGCAAAAATGGCATCTCTTGGTGTAGCTCAGTCAGTTGGCCCCCTCACGACAGAACACATACCCGCCCTCAGCATTGATCTCCTAGAGCCGCTGGAAGTAAAATTGTTATCCAACGAGATACTTTGGATGGAGCCTATCATAAGGTACCTCAAAGACGGAAACCTCCCCTCAGATAAAAGTGAAGCAAGAAGATTAAAGTATAAAGCCGCGCGGTATTGCCTGATCCAGGGTACCCTATACAGAAGAGGGTTCACTCTTCCTTACCTTAGATGCTTGGGAAGCGACGAGGCCGAGTATGTCATGAGGGAGATACATGAGGGGATTTGTGGCAATCACTATGGAGCACAATCACTGTCGCAAAAAGCTCTCCGTCAGGGGTACTACTGGCCGACCATGCGGGAGGATGCCAAGAATATG GGAGTGGACCTCATTGGCCCGTTACCTACCGAGAAGGGGCAAGCAAAATACGCAATCGTGGCGgttgattattttacaaaatgggCGGAAGCAGAGCCATTAACAAGCATCACAGAAAGAAAAACCACGGAATTCATTTGGAAGAACCTCATTTGCAGATTTGGGATCCCATATGCAATTGTCAGTGATAACGGGAAGCAATTCGATAATGAAAGATTTCGAAGCTTTTGTTCGGAGTTGGGGATAGCCAACCGATTTGCTACACCTGCCCATCCCCAATCTAATGGGCAAGTCGAAGCCGTTAACAAGATTATCAAAGGTATCCTTAAGAAGAAgctagaagaaagaaaaagagcatGGGTAGACGAGCTACCTGGGGTACTGTGGGCGTACCGGACTACTCAAAACACCTCCGCTAGAGAGACCCCATTTGCCCTCGCATTCGGTGTTGATGCAGTGATTCCAGCGGAAATCAGGGTACCCTCTCACAGGGTTGAATACTTTGATGAGGCCGAGAACACCTCCTTGGTTGCTTCAAACCTTGATTTGGTGGCTGAAAAAAGGGCTAGAGCAGAATTGAGGACGACCATATATCAACATCACATTTCGGGTCTATATGAAAAAAAGGTACGCCCTCGATCCTTCAAGAAAAGAGACTTGGTCTTGAGAAGGGTAACTCAGAACACTAGGGTACCTTGCGAAGGAACTTTTGGGGCAAATTGGGAAGGACCTTACCGCATCGACAAACCCGTTGGGACAAGTGCATACAGGCTACTCCACATGGATGGCACAATTGTGAGGCACCCCTGGAATACTGCAATGCTACGGAAATATTACTAA
- the LOC102619511 gene encoding germin-like protein subfamily 1 member 17, giving the protein MKTSVQFLKGFALLVLASSLASAFDPSPLQDICVAIDEPKNAVFVNGKFCKDPKLAKAQDFFLSGLDKPGNTANRLGFSVTNANVEQIPGLNTLGISAVRIDYAPYGQNPPHTHPRATEILVVLEGTLYVGFVTSNQLNNTLIAKVLNKGDVFVFPIGMIHFQFNIGKTNAVAIAALSSQFPGVITIANTVFGANPPINPDFLAKAFQLDVNVVKELEAKF; this is encoded by the exons ATGAAAACCAGTGTTCAATTTCTTAAAGGTTTTGCTCTCTTGGTTTTAGCTTCTTCGTTGGCCTCTGCCTTTGATCCTAGTCCTCTTCAGGATATCTGTGTAGCCATCGATGAGCCCAAGAACGcag TTTTTGTTAACGGGAAGTTCTGCAAGGACCCCAAGCTTGCTAAAGCTCAAGATTTCTTCTTATCAGGGCTAGACAAGCCTGGAAACACAGCAAACCGTCTTGGTTTTAGTGTGACAAATGCAAATGTTGAGCAAATTCCAGGACTCAACACCCTTGGCATATCAGCAGTCCGTATTGACTATGCACCATACGGCCAAAACCCACCTCACACGCACCCTCGTGCCACTGAGATCCTGGTGGTCCTGGAGGGAACACTTTATGTTGGTTTTGTGACATCAAACCAGCTGAATAACACACTCATTGCAAAAGTTCTGAACAAGGGAGATGTTTTTGTGTTTCCGATTGGCATGATTCACTTCCAATTCAACATCGGAAAAACAAATGCAGTTGCAATTGCTGCTCTAAGCAGCCAGTTCCCTGGTGTCATTACCATAGCAAACACGGTCTTCGGAGCCAATCCTCCGATCAATCCTGATTTTCTTGCCAAGGCGTTCCAGTTGGATGTGAATGTGGTGAAAGAACTTGAGGCTAAGTTCTGA